CCGTGCTCGGTGAGGATCGATTCGGGGTGGAACTGCACGCCCTCCACCGGGTGTTCGCGGTGGCGCAGGCCCATGATCTCTTCCATGGTGCCGTCCTCGTTCTCGGTCCAGGCGGTCACTTCCAGGCAGTCGGGCAGCGTGGTCTTATCCACCACCAGCGAGTGGTAGCGGGTGGCCTGGTAGCGGTCCGGCAGGCCGGCGAACACGCCCTTGCCCAGGTGGCGGATCGGCGAGGTCTTGCCGTGCATGATGGTACCGGCGCGGATGACATCGCCGCCGTACACCTGGCCGATGCCCTGGTGGCCCAGGCACACGCCCAGGATCGGCGTGGTCGGACCCAGCCGCCGGATCAGCTCCAGCGACACGCCCGCTTCGTTGGGCGTGCACGGGCCGGGTGAGATCACGATGCGCTCGGGCGCGAGCGCGGCGATCTCGTCAACGCTCAGGGCGTCGTTGCGCACCACCTTTACATCGGCACCCAGGGTCTGCAGGTACTGCACGAGGTTGTAGGTGAAGCTGTCGTAGTTGTCGAGCATCAACAACATGGCAAATTCCTGGAATCAAGGATGCAATACGGAATCGGTAGCGCCGGCCGTTGGCCGGCAACCGGGTGAATTACAGGCCCTTGGCGGCCTGGGCGACGGCGCGGAACAGCGCGCGACCTTTGTTCATGGTCT
This is a stretch of genomic DNA from Stenotrophomonas rhizophila. It encodes these proteins:
- a CDS encoding anthranilate synthase component II, with the protein product MLLMLDNYDSFTYNLVQYLQTLGADVKVVRNDALSVDEIAALAPERIVISPGPCTPNEAGVSLELIRRLGPTTPILGVCLGHQGIGQVYGGDVIRAGTIMHGKTSPIRHLGKGVFAGLPDRYQATRYHSLVVDKTTLPDCLEVTAWTENEDGTMEEIMGLRHREHPVEGVQFHPESILTEHGHALLKNFLQRNPA